The sequence ccgaatgaaatattgaagccataaaccgaaatgatcaaaacatacacggaccaactgtcttgtccatgttgtctcacttgattgaatcctcttcttgagacttgagtctctgaccttctgtaagccccgccttgttcacacaatgattgacgtggcgcgagggcggggacacgtgatctgctcggaatgcattttcaatgtgcacattgaattttgctacattcattgcgggacaccgaatgaaaatgcaatcgtaagtgtcttgactgtgagtgttaatgcaattaagaaaaatagcatttaaatgatcattttgccacagtttttgctttaacatgttagacatatctaatcatttctgtaatacattttcattttaattttgcaacttataaagcgttaaaattaatattcattttacattttaaaactggtgtagtaaatggcaaatgaaaattatgtaatttaattttcattttcattttgcaccaaacgttgcacaaatgtattggaaaatgtaaatgtaaatacagaaatgcattgccattttacatattgcattgtcattttgcatattacatcccaaattgaataatgctacccatatgcttccatacctAAGAGCATTCACTATAAAAGTGAATTTAAGAAGAATAACTTTACTGTAGGATTCTAAAGAAATACCAGAAGATGTGGCTGAGCAGAAGGGCTGCATAGTCTCTCAGGGTCCAGTGGTCATTGAGGGGGTTGATGGACGCAGCCAGAGGCTCCAGGATGCAGTACATGACACTGGACACCAGACTGCGCACATATGAGCCCAGGGACAAATACGGGCTCTGCACCAAACTCTTCACCATGTGTAGGAGTCTGTTTAACTGGTCCAGATCATGACTGACTGACTTCACCTAAAAAGAGGAAAGAGATCCACAGATTACAGAATGCATCAAACAGCCCAAGGTCATGTAACAAGTTTCACAGTAATTACAAAAAAGCCATTATAATATAAGGTTTTACTTAATGAGGGCATTTTGTACTTCATGGACAGAGCAATCTTACCCCACTCATGACGTAAACGAAGTAAGGCAGGAAGGCAGCGATCTTTGGACTGGAGGTCTAGCAAAGCCACCTGATTGAAGcagaaaaacattattatactAGCTAGAGAAAACGGGGCTCCACCTCGTCTGTGCTCTGGTGCATATTTTCAATGCCTTAATTCATTTTTTCAGGTTCAAAAGACCAGCATTTGTTCGAAActtaaatgttttgtaacaatgtaaaagtctttgtcactactgatcaatttaatgcatccttgctcaatatgatcatttatttcatcaaatcattataaaaaaatcttactgaccccaaacttttacaaGATAGCACAAGTACCTTCATCAGATGTGGGTCCTCTCCTAAAATGCCTCGCGTTATTTGCTGGTAATACTTCAGCAGATCCTCTGATTGAGACTGAACAGCAGAGGGCACTACCAAGAGAATACAAGAAAATAAACCGAATAGAGCAAGGTGAACTAtggaatatttacagtatattcttTTGTTGgcgatataaataaataaataaccaaccAACATTGTTCAATgattcccaatttttttttttttttgtgccttcATAGATTGAGGTTCATGactgtattttgtgttttacaatGTTCTTGTTCATATGGGTCATATAAATAAAacgtatattaaataaaataggaacATACAGATGCACCTGACAAATCAATTCAAATATGAGGTTTACTTGTCCCTTGAAATTCCAGATTGCCTTTTCCATCAAGATATGACACATGCACTGCCGAGGAGACAAAACAgacaatatacattaaaaaaaaaaattaatcatgaaTACATTTCACTAAAGCATCCCGTTCCCGCCTTACCTCGAACCATCGTCTCTGCACAGCCTTTGGGAATATTAGTAGCAAGCGCCAACTCCACCAGATTTATCTCCTGATCTTCTACAAAGAAAAGCTCTCCTTCCTTTAATGCATGGAATGGTAAGGCATCTTGTGCACCATAGCCGCAAACAATCTAAAAAATATCCAGCAGGTGTAATGCTGTTCTGCAGGTGATGAAGTGTAACAAACAACACCACAATGCgaattcacataaaaataaaaataaaaaacgcatTCACACATAAAGATGAACCGATACCTCAGTATTGCTTCACCTTAGTGCTCTATTGAAGTCTTCCACGCTCAGCTTCTTTCTCTTTGCATGTCTCATGAACTGTGAGCTGTTCTGTAGTGTACAAAGAGATGAAATGTACAGACTGGTTGACAGTTTACAAAGTCTTTCCTTACAAATGCTTTAGAGgattaaaaacacatgcacacataacaACATCTACAAAAGCTTGAGCTGGAAACATTTAGAGACAGTAGCACAAATCAACACAGCAAGAGCATGTTATGTTTGTCAGCTAACAGTCATAATCTGAAATAATAGCACACATCACCATcgctttaaagaaataataaggCACGAATGCAATGTATTGCACAACAAATTAAAAGCCACTAAATTGACAGTCGTGAacatttaaattacttaaatGGCCAGGCTGAGACAACAGATCCCATCAGAACAGCTTACAGGAAACAttaaagctgctgtagggaacttttgacgctctagcggttaataaacagaactgcttgcgttttgcggaagaacatcgtagccggaactacttctctctgtttatgtctatgaagaatcataaaggtactgggttactccgccgcggtacccccgaagcaatctaaaatagtccgaatataaatacttattataggtgcaccctagtaaTTCAGGCCaagacaaaaacacggtttggaaaatggattcatggtgtactcgcttattatatacatttttctacattttgaacacaaacaaagttacggcagctctgattggttatttttttaccgggagcgatggagtttctgcaaatggcaatatgaccactgggaggagccagaggagcttgatttttttcacagattatctgtctcatattctactgtcaggacataatgacaggtttaataaatatgtaaaaaatatttttttacaaaagttccctacagcacctttaagacaCAGACAAGTACAGCAGCATGTGATGCATGTAAATGTAAGTCGTATTGCTTCTATGTGTTGCTTCTCTGAGGTGGTAGCACACATCCTCGGCCAGCAGAGCTGACACCTCCTCGCTGAGCTCCCCTCCGGTGCTCTCGGACATTAGTTTGATGGATTCCCGCGGCACCTAGGCGAAGCGCCGTCCCTCCCGCTCTGTCATCTTTAGTGAGACCACTAAATAAAGATgctgtaaattacattaaagatgTAGAACTACAGCGGCTAGGCTGCGCGTCATCAGACTTTTTTCAATTCTCCTCGCTATGTACTTATATTAGTACAAGCAGCTAAGCTCTTCAGACTGTTTATACAACACACTGGGGAACTTGTGGGAAGCGCATGATTGGCTATGAGCTCCGCGCATGTATCCAATAATATACGTGCTGGCGACAGGTATATGGATTCGTTTTAGCGATTCGAATCGGTTCACCAAGTAAATTTTTTAGTttactttcagtaaaaaaaaaaaaaaaaaaaaaaaagacatttaaggaaataaaaagttgatccgatatcagaattatttaacTCGAccacaggggtctccaaactcggGCCTGTAGTTTTCTAACTTGCATCAACATATTTTCCTGGCTGTTTGATATGCCTgccaatattttttacaatattttaaaggtGACTGTAATATATTTACAGCATTTCCACTGTATAAAAGGATCTTGTTCAAAATAACCGGAGTGAAtcaatttataaagaaaaaaagctcCCTCACTCCTGACTGAAAACAAGACTACATCCAAGAGAGAATTGGAcctcccccccaccccccagtAGCACACCTTGGACTTCATAGAAACTCACGTCAAAAACTGCAGTTTAGACGAAGTCTTCAAAAATGCTCAGTCACCACTAGTGTGTCATGAAAGACAAACCACACAGCAAATCCTTTTAGGAGGTTTTATTGAGATCCATGGATGCTGATGTTTCCAAAATAATTTAAAGGTCATGGAGTTTAAAAATCCTTAAATTAGAAACAAGCATAGTGAAataagtctcacacacacacaacagtaaaataaagtctaaatttTACACTTCCAGGGGCTTCATTCAGTCCGTCAAAAATAAGTGGCCTCAGAAGTACATGACAGACTTGAAGAAATAAAAAGCAAACGTTTAAGAATCGGTCTCAAAAGGCGGTTTAAAAACGAGTAGCAAAGGGACACTgtacacaactaaaaaacaaaataaaaacaaggtTAAATATGAATTCAGTCACAGATAAAGCTTTATCATTTAGGATCATGCCACAGACTTCATGGCAACCGTGGCTTGTCCAGAGTGTCTTGAGGACCAGCATTGGCAGCATACTCCAACTGCTGGAGCCGAAGGGCGAGAGGGAGCAGCAGATCATTCAGATGTTGACTGCTGAAGGTGAAAGCATTGTTGGCCACTTCCACCGATGGTGGAGTGACTGGACCAGAGCCATCAGGGTACACCGGCGAAGCCAACGCAGATGGAGGGGATGAGGATGGAGGAGATGGTGAAGAGCACATGTCGGAGGCAGGTGAAAGAGATCCCCCATTGGTCATCTGATGAGGCCAGGATGTGTGGTTGGAGTGAAGACCTTTGATAGCGTTCGGAAGCCCATGTTGGAATCGACAACGGGTGCCATACAGACAGAAACCAAATGAGCTGAAGGTGCGACAGAGGGCACCTCGAGGCTTCCACTCATGGGATTGTGATGGAGGCTGCCAGGTTCGCTCCTCCTCTCCACCATCTGATTCGGAGCCACCCTCAACATGCAGGAAGTGGCATCTGGTACCAAAGGGGCAAACCCCAAATGCACGATAGGTACGGCAAGGCACATTCTTGCGACGGGGACGGGTGGGCCTCTGCTCTTTAAGGCTGTGCACAAAGAGACAACGAGTGCCATAAATGCAGTAGCCAGCGGTGTGGTAGGTACGACACAGCTCGGTTTTGTACTTGGGATGACGGGAGGGTACATGGAGATCATGGAGGCCGTGGGCAAACTGGCAGCGTTCAGCATACTTGCAGGTACCAGTCTCAGCATAGCGGCTGCACAGTTCGGTCTTATAGCGGGTGGAGCAGAGCCAGGGCGTCATTGGGGGCGATGGCGACTCAACTAGGGGAAGCAAGGCCTCGGCAAGAGACAAGCTCCCACCGCCTAAACCCTCCTCCGGGAAGAAGGCCTCATTCTGGCTTTGAGTGGGGAACAGAAACAGGTCATCCTGACTGGTCTGGAAAATAAGggtaaaaatagctttttaggacatacacacaaaaaaaaccccaCCACAACACTTGCCCATTGCATAGATAATTAATGCAGGTTACCATAGCCTAAAATTATTAAATAGGAAATATCATAACCAGCCAACCATAGGAAACATAGTCCAACATAGGTTTACTAGAAAGCAtagaagattttttttgtagttttctaGTAGTAGTTGACATTCCAGTGATCCAAGTAAGAGTTACTCCGTGCTTTCGAGACGCTTTAACTAAGAATTCGATATGGAATGTCGAGACAGATGGTGTCAATAAAAACGCGAAGACAATAACAGCTTACCTCAAACATCACTGTGGTTTTAAGTTGCTTTACAAAACTCAACGGCACCCAACAAAACGGGGTATCTTGGAGTTTAAAAAACGACTTTAAAGCAACAAAAACACCCAAACACTTGGCTCCGTTGCACTATCCCAGATGAAAGACGCAGACTACACCCTGTGCCTGGCAAGTCCACCGTACCGACTACTGTTCGCCCTGTTGTTTTAAAGCAGACCCGGATTCCTTTTCCGCGTTCCCTTTAAAATATGAATCAGCTGTGAAGCGTGAACGTTCGAATCAGCCAATCGGGTCTGCCGTCGTTGACCGGCAATTCAATTTGGAAGTAGTCTGAAGTGATGATGCGTTCGTCTGCTGTGGGTGTTTTGAATTTGATCAAATTGGGATATTGCCGCTGCCTTGCAGAATCTACtgcaataaacatttgaaaagtatCTTGTTAACCGACTTCAAAGAGCGAACTCCGAATATACACACAGGCCCATCCTGTATCAATTACCGCGTCACACCTCGAGCTGATAATTGAGCGCTTGTCTGTGAAGTGCAGATCGAGTCTTTATTTTATGGTTATTGTGAGGCCTGAGATGAGATGAGGTTATTCTTTTCCAGCAAACAATATGGACTATTACAATCTTACTTTTTGCCACTGAAATAACTTTGAAAAGAAACAACCAAACCTTGACAGCAGATATGTCAAACTAGTTTACTAgctatattaaaaattaatataatttttggaATGTGACCGTTTCAACTGATTGGACGAGTCTGTGGCCTTAAATCatatataaatcaataataaacaaCTTTTGAAGAAAGATCTAAGTTTATTAAATTAGCAAAGCAACGTTGataggatagttcaccccaaagagaaaaaaaaccccaATCTCATCGTTTCCTTAGCCTTAAGTTGTTCTAAACTTGAGTTTTCTATGTGTTCAGCTGGTCATAAAAGACAGAACATAGTATGGAGAGAAAATACTAGGGAAATgaatggggaccagaaactgtttggttacccacattcttcaaaacatcttattTCGTGTTCAACCAAAGAAAGAGAAAACTCATACAGGcttatttcattttttgggtgaatatTTCTTTAATTGGCTTTCCTTGGCGAAACTCAGTCTTTTTGACAAGTTTGGGtctttacaattacatttttcacaaatgAAAACGAGGCAATAGAAATAATTGTTTAAAGGTTTTATATCACGTTTAATTCACTGCACATTCTTGTCACAGACATGTTTTTGGAAATAAGCATTTTCAATATTACATCAGTTAAATCATCTAAAGTTACACAACTGTACAAACCAACTGGACGTTCACACTTtacagcctcgttttcattcaCGAAAAAAAGGTGTTTACCATGAATAAGGTCCACTGCAAGTGCAAATAAATCAGTACCAATGTAACAGCTCtaaaaacacatgaaacattGCCTATTTAGGACcacaaacaaaaaatctttattttcttaTCACAAGATACATTAAAGGATACAGAGACACTggaatattaaaaactaaatttgagTTTTGAGTTGAAAGAAATTTCTCATTGATATACAAAACTGAAATCCTGCACATCCTTGAATCAAACCCTAAAATCATCCAGTCTTCCCTACCCCAAACTCTATGCAATAATGGAGATCAAtgttaagattattatttttttattttccccaaACATTTTGGGGTCACAAAACCCCTTCCTAAAAAAACGGGTGACATTTAAAAGGGGAAATGTTAACATATATTTGTGTCTTTAATGTGCAGTGCACGCTCCTTTTAAGAAACATTACAAAACCCCTAATCGGGAACAATGTACAATGAAATTTTGTGTCGACTAATCTCAACAAGCCAAGAAATCTGTCAAAAAAAGACCAACCGTTcagctcaaaaaaagaaaaaaagcttaatCATAAGGTGAAAATATGTATCAATATCAGCCTATAGTTGAGCCATGTCTAGGAAAACTCCAAAACATTTTTCATCTCACTGgatccagttaaaaaaaaaaaaaaaaaaaaaaaaaacacttgattgGGAAATATGGATCAATATCAGCCTATAGTAGAGTCTTTACTAGAAAAACTCAAACATTTTCCCTCTCTCATTATCTACAATTGCTAACAGCTTCCCAGTAGCCCACAGGACCTTTAGAACACGAATGCAAGGGCATCGActtgtttaaaaacataaaaacaaacttttatggCTTTGTTCATGATATATATGGAAAGGCTTGATTATCGAGGTACAAAACAGGCCAACTGATTGCGACATCCAACCACCTCAAACCAAGATTTGCCTTACATTCATGAACACCTTCAATCACTTTACTACAACCAGAAGCCTTCCTAAATagtcaaaaaatatgttttcatactAAGACCTTAAAATATCACTGACTGGAGTAGCTACACTGCAGGATCcatgatcacaaaaaaaaaaaatcaatattgagTCTGAGAAACTTGCTATCAGTAAACCAACTCAACTGCAGATCCGCTGTATTATGAACAATACTTTTGCTGCAACGCATTCCATGATTCCATCTTTCCACAATTCAGCTAGACCTGAAAGACTAGAACCATGAGTACTGCCTGAAATAAAAGGAACAGCGCAATCATTTgtctataaagcatttaaaagggTGGCATATGTTTTTAACATATGCGACCtaagaaattaagaaaatgaTGGTAAAAAGACCATGTACTCCCCTCACACATTTAAATCCCAATTTCCATCCACACAAGAATCAAACTCTTGAAAAATGCTgttaatatttatacaaatatcgACAGAactggagaaaaataaaatgtgcttcTCCACAATCTTAGAATGAACataatttgcttttaaattaCACAGTTAAAaggatttgcatttaaaaaaagcattggGCCAGCAGGGCACCAGAACCCTTAAACCATAACACTGGGAGTAAAACACTATGAAGTGTGCTGTATGCTGGTGTACGAGTATGCGCTTTATCATATTCCCGAGCACGTGAGCATGGTGTGCGTATGGGATCTGGGGAGGacaacagaagaagaagaggaataaAGAAGAACAGCTGACGATGGCAGGCTTAACATGCTCTGGCAATGGATGTGGTCTACTGGAATATTGCTCAGTCCTCCAACACGATTGGCTCGCTGGTGCTGGAGGGTATGATGGGTACAGGAAGCGGCCGGGGCGGCACAGGAAGTTTGATTCTGACCGAGAGGTGTGGTTTTCTGGCCGCCCGCCTCATCTCTGACTGAGTGAGGTGTTTCCTTAGGGCTCTGTTAACCACATACACATAGAATTAGTCTCAGGGAAAGAGCAAAAACATGTCAATCAAGATGTTTTAGAAACAAACCTGGTGTCTTTCGTAGCCACAAACACGACTGGATTCGGAGCATCTCCTTGACTGACCTTCTGTCTCTTAATGACTGACTGGGTGGCTGCTCTCATTCCCAATGCGAACGGTCTTCCATTGGTGGACAAGGAATGACTTCCAGCCTGCAGCCAATGAGAGAGCTTAGATCTATGTACGTTATTTTATCTACCTCATCTTTGTATGTAATACTCACATTTTCGAATGGCCTTTTGCCCAGTAGAGCAGATGTGCTCCGAGGCTGGTTAACCTGGTTACGGTTGATAGGGGTTGGAGCACCCCGAGGGGCTTTGAGTTTCAAAGGAGCTTGAAGAGctgaagaataaaacaagcacaaTTACTCGAAATATTCAAATCTAAAAAGTCAAATGATCagttttttcaaatatttctccTGTGTATTTTGAGGAAGTATTGTGCCAAACAATTGAATTCACTTTTATATCTCATTTTCCCCACCCTTAAAAGTGATTCGTGTTATATTTCAGatgttaaaataatgaattttggATTTGATTGAATACTGAAGCCATACCCAATTCTTTAACTATATTGATGAGGGACGGACGAGGAATAAGGCGGTTCTTCATAGCACCCTTTGCTGCTTTAGGAAGTCTTATCATACCTAAaacagaagggaaaaaaaagcagTCAAAAAAGACTATCGAGATAAAATTCAAACAGGTTTATGCTACTGCATAGAAAACtgagggaaaaagaaagaaaaaaaacaacaacaagtttTTATGGTTGTAACCGACTACTCACACTCTGCTTTTACAGCATTGGCGTTAATGGAAGCGTAGGGGCGGCGGGCTGCTCGGTGGGACTGCAGGATGTCCTGACACACCCGACGGGCAATTCGAGTGAGTTTAGTGGTCTGCAGGATGAAGGTCTGACGATTTTTAGCCAGAAGTTTAGCTCTTCCTGCGTTGCTGGTAAACGGAGACATGCCCTGTACCTCCTGGCGGGTCATGTGACCACGTGGAGCTGCATCCTATTGGAAAGATATATGTTCATTAATCAATTTGCCAATTTTCTATCTCCATCTAGCTTAAAAACATGTCCGTTTAAAATGACTGACCTGAATAATTTAGCCACCAAGATGATTAAAGAAACCAACTAGATTTCTCACCGTTGATTTTTGTATGCATTTAaccttaatattttaaaacatcaaaaaagACACGGTTAACATACTGAGCCAGTTCTTGTGGCGCCCTCTAGTTGAGTAGGGGTCTTAAGACCACCATACTTTTTCCAGTAAATCCAACAGGATGCACACAGGCGGCACTGCATGTTGGGAGGACCCCATGCGTACCACTGCTGGGACTGAGCAGCTGGAAGAGTAGCAAGTCAGACTCATCAATACATTCGTTGGAACGCAAAGGAATAATTGAGCTTAAATCTAAACACTTGAATTCACTCACTGTGGCAGCTTTCACAACTGAGACCTTTCTGGTAGCCAGTGGCACCATTCATGCCAGGTTTACTTCCAGGTGCACTGATCTGGTTTGGGTTGGGTTTGGTGCTGAGGGAGAGAATTAAATTTAGATTCTCCAacagcagaaaataaataaataaataataatcttcacctaaaataaaatgaatacatacaACAGAATATTTAAGCAAATGGCTACTTTTTATTCTGTGCTAATTTTGAGCTCATTAATAGTTTGACACTACTATTGAAAAATTAAGCTaaacagctgaataaataagctttccattgatgtatgctttattaggatctgacaatatttggccgagatacaactatttaaaaatctggaatatgaaggtgcaaaaaataaaatacaaacgcTTTTGAAGTTCTCCAGaggaattcttagcaatgcataattaCATGTTGATATTCCTGTGGTAtacctgtggctcagtggtagagcattgtgttaggtgctcaaaaggttgtgggttctattctcagggaacacacatacggattaaaaaaaaaaattgtatagcctgaatgcgctgtaagtcgctttagataaaagcgtctgctaaaatgAATTGATATTTACGGtaataaatttacaaaatgtacaaaatatcttcatggaacatgatctttacttaatatcctaatgatttttggcttaaaagaaaaatgtttaattttgacccatacaatgtttttttttgactattgGCAAAAAtcaccccagtgacttaagacatatataaatgtacaaatattgtaTGCTTACATGTTTTATACTGTTTATAGGTCTACACCGCACATTCACACGTATATATGCACACACTACATTAATACTTTTGTAATTGTGTAACTTTTGTATTAAGTACTTGTGTTTTTGTCCTCAAATTTATGTCCAGGCTGCCAGAAGAATCTCAGAGTAAGAATTTCATGTATAGTGTAATATAGTGTTTCCTGCACATATAACAAAACCCTTGAATCCTGATTCCTGAAAACAAAATCATCATAGGCtcgacaaaaatattaagcagctgttttcaaGATGATTGAGAAGATATGTTTCTTCCAcgtcaaatcagcatattatagcgatttctgaaggattatgtgatacTGAATACACTGGAGCTGAATTCCatcaaaggaaaaaaatacattttgaaatatatatttaaaaaagattttaaattgtgatgatatttcactacataagtatttaaaaaatatgttcattacataaaattttttatatttataatttaatttattaatgatcaaataagCCGTGGTGAGCacaagacacttctttcaaaaacattaaatcttttgaaacccaaactttttaaaacagtaatccatttaaaaattaactttaagcctttatttttattaaaatattgttatttatattaggAAACTAAACACTAAAGGGGCACCAACTTTGGCAtaaatttggaaaatgacactaaatttacacacacacaaaaaagtgcaGTGACCTTAAATACTCACTAGGTGGGGATGTACACCT comes from Carassius auratus strain Wakin chromosome 3, ASM336829v1, whole genome shotgun sequence and encodes:
- the LOC113049054 gene encoding metastasis-associated protein MTA2-like: MAANMYRVGDYVYFENSSSNPYLIRRIEELNKTANGNVEAKVVCLFRRRDISANLNTLADSNARDFEEESKQPSMLEPQKHQLKHRELFLSRQFESLPATHIRGKCNVTLLNETDVLTGYLEREDCFFYSLVFDPVQKTLLADQGEIRVGSKYQADIPDKLDEVDSDSRVQETKVWDPNNQLKDPQIDQFLVVARAVGTFARALDCSSSIRQPSLHMSAAAASRDITLFHAMDTLQKNGYDLAQAMSTLVPQGGPVLCRDEMEEWSASEAMLFEEALEKYGKDFNDIRQDFLPWKSLASVVQFYYMWKTTDRYIQQKRLKAAEADSKLKQVYIPTYTKPNPNQISAPGSKPGMNGATGYQKGLSCESCHTAQSQQWYAWGPPNMQCRLCASCWIYWKKYGGLKTPTQLEGATRTGSDAAPRGHMTRQEVQGMSPFTSNAGRAKLLAKNRQTFILQTTKLTRIARRVCQDILQSHRAARRPYASINANAVKAECMIRLPKAAKGAMKNRLIPRPSLINIVKELALQAPLKLKAPRGAPTPINRNQVNQPRSTSALLGKRPFENAGSHSLSTNGRPFALGMRAATQSVIKRQKVSQGDAPNPVVFVATKDTRALRKHLTQSEMRRAARKPHLSVRIKLPVPPRPLPVPIIPSSTSEPIVLED
- the LOC113049063 gene encoding mRNA decay activator protein ZFP36L2-like: MFETSQDDLFLFPTQSQNEAFFPEEGLGGGSLSLAEALLPLVESPSPPMTPWLCSTRYKTELCSRYAETGTCKYAERCQFAHGLHDLHVPSRHPKYKTELCRTYHTAGYCIYGTRCLFVHSLKEQRPTRPRRKNVPCRTYRAFGVCPFGTRCHFLHVEGGSESDGGEEERTWQPPSQSHEWKPRGALCRTFSSFGFCLYGTRCRFQHGLPNAIKGLHSNHTSWPHQMTNGGSLSPASDMCSSPSPPSSSPPSALASPVYPDGSGPVTPPSVEVANNAFTFSSQHLNDLLLPLALRLQQLEYAANAGPQDTLDKPRLP